AAAGGTTCTCAATGAAAAAAACCTGACTTACACGGAGGACGAGGCGCTATTCTTCAGAACAACGGCCTTTGGAGATGACAAGGATAGGGTAATCGTCACATCTGATCGACGTAACACCTACTTGCTGCCCGATATCGCCTATCACCTCAACAAGCTGGAGCGTAATTATGATCAACTCATCAATATCTGGGGGCCTGATCATCATGGACGAATAAAGGGAATATTAGGCGGCATACAGGCACTCGGATTCAATCCTGGAATGCTTCGAATTTTGATCGTCCAGGAGGTAAAAATAAAGGAGCATGGTAAATCGGTGACCATGTCAAAGCGTGCAGGGACTTTTGCCTCGCTCAGCGACCTGCTCCAGAAGATAACCAGAGATGTGGTCCGCTTTTTCTTCCTGATGCGATCGTCCTCGCAACACCTCGATTTCGATATCGACCTTGCCATGAAGCAATCGGATGAAAATCCAGTTTACTACGTGCAGTATGCGCATGCGAGAATCCGAAGCATCGTCAGGTTCGCAGCGCAGAAGGGCATCGAGCTGCCGGACAGAGTGGAGGCATCTCTGTTGAAGGAGAACGAGGAATTTGAACTCATCAAAGATATATTGAAATACACAGAGGTCCTCAGTGATGCCGTTCGCAACCTGGAACCATACATGATTGCCTACTATCTGATCGAACTCGCCCGTGATTTTCATTCGTTTTACCAGAAACACCGTGTTGTGACCGATAACACAACACTCACCCAGGCGAGACTTTATCTCATCAATAAAACAGCGCTGACAATAAAAGAGGGACTAGAACTACTCGGAGTATCATGCCCCGAGGAGATGTGATGACCAGAGGGCTTAAAAAGACGAGAGAAGGCTTAGAAATGGCCATGGAGGCGACCGCTTACTGCCCTTTCGAGCCTACATCAATACAAAGGAGGTTTCATGAACCTTGCAAGTTTGCTGTCAAAGGATAGGGTCAACCTATCTCTAAAACCTGGAAAAAAAGATGACGTCATAAAGGATCTTGTATACACAATCAAAAAAGGAAATGATGCAGAGCTTATTGTTTCTACACTCTTGAAAAGAGAAGAATTGGGTTCAACCGGCATTGGCAAAGGTATCGCCATACCTCATTGTCGTTCACTGGCTGTAGAAAAACTTGAAATCGCGATCGGTCGAACAAATAAGCCCATCAATTTCAATTCCATCGATAAAAAACCGGTTTCTCTGGTATTCTTGATCATCGCTCCCCCCCAGGATCCCGGCAATCAGTACCTGATAACGCTCGGGAAGATCGTACAGATCGCAAAGGAGATAACTAAGAAGAACCTGATCCAAAAAGCAGAAACACCGGAGGAATTCATAACTTTGATCAATGACGTCGAAAAGAATCTCACAAAAAGGAAATAGAAATGCCAGACATCATTGAAATGCATTTGAAACTGCTATTCGATCTGGACAATTTGATTGCTGACATGGAGGAACCTAGTTACAAGAAAATAGGTTTTCAGCTCGAGGAGGAGGCAAGTCTTGTATTGATCCAGAAGCGAAATGATTTACTCAAGAAACTGCCCAAAGAGATCGCGCAAGCCTACGAAATTCTAAAGAAAAGATATCACCAGGCAATCGCACCTGTGGAAAGTGAATTTTGTCTGGGATGCTTTCAAAAACTGCCAACCCAGTTGTCAGCGCGTACTCAGGAGATCGTCACGTGCCCGAATTGCGGTAGAATATTGTACTGGCGAAAGAAAGAATGAAGAGGCGATCTTTTTTGTCGCAGGGGTAACTCCTCGGGTCCAGATTCAATTGTCATTGTCGTAGTTTCATAATACGTGTAGTAACAGATATTTTTTCCTTTGTCTATAAGGTTATCTTTACTCAGTTGTTCGACGCAGGCGTATTTCCGTAGTCTCTGAGCACTATTGAGTTAGCGCCCGAAGAATCAGTGTACTTCACGAACCGGTGAGGATAATCCTGCTCAATAAAAAAATAGAACTTACGGTTCATAAAAAATATCCGCGGCTTCATTTTGATTACCCAACACTCAAAAGTTCCTACCGGCGTTTGGACGATCGTGTCACCCTCAACGTCAAGGTCAGCATTGACAATCATAAATTCTGGTATGTGCAGCCGAAAACGGTGTTGAACCCCGGGCTCATAAACGAAACCGCGCAGGGCAAAATCCAGTGTGTGGCGGTCATATACAGGTCTGCTGTCTTGATACCGGAATCGACGCCCCTTGAAGTGAACATCGAAACCGCCGTTTTTTGTAATGAGTAACTCCGTCTTGCCTTTGACGGTCTTTTTGGCGTATAGAGTACTGAGATCATGTGTGTCTAACCGGATTTCGATAACCCTGTCTGAAGTGTATACGATATTATAGCCAGTGCTATCAAGATTTGAAACTACATTGATGCTGCCGATCTTTCCGTTATCATTTGTTTCGTATATCATCGATTCATGTCCTGGAAGGATTTGGAGGAAAACAATGAGCGCTACAACCAATGAAAATCAACTCCTTCTATGCTCAAAACCATTACTGACCTTACTACAATATAGCCATCTATGGTCATATTCTACGTTCTACTTTGTACTCTCGCGCGATACTTGATCGACGATATCAAGGAGATGAATGATATCCTCGACCTCGTAGTCGGCGCCCGAGTTCTCCGTCCCGAACCTATCACCATAGCGTGCAAAGACTGTCCTCATTCTCAGTAATTTGGCTCCGTAGATATCACGCTCCGCCCAATCACCAACCATGATCGCCTGTTCAGGTTCAACCTGTAACTTTTGCAGAGCCAGTCTGAAAGGTTCAGGTGCGGGTTTCCTTTTGTTGGTGTCTTCGAAAGTGATGACGATGTCGAAGATATTATGGAGGTTCAATTGACACAACCTCAACCACGCTTGCAGGCGCGGTGCATCACTCAAGACTGCAAGTTTGATCCCCCGTTTCATCAGTTCCATCAGCACTAATTGAACGTGTGGATAGAGCACAAGAGCAGCCTCACGTGCCCGACGATAACCAATTATCCCGGCAGCGTGGATCCGGTAATCAATCATACCGAGCTCACGGGTGAGGAATTTATCGAATACCCTCTGGTCTTCGATGCCTTCTTCTTCATAAATTTCATAAATTTTCGCTACCGCGTCTTTTTTGGACATCTTCAATCCAGCATCGATCATTGCGAGCGCAGCACCTTCAATTGCCCTGTCCTTCATCACCATGAAGTCAACAAGCGTGTTATCGAGATCGAATATTATCGCCTTTATCAAAGTCTCTCCCTGAACATTCCTGCGGCTTTCTCTGGTGCAATATGGTTTATGTAGAATCCTGTTCCAAGTTCAAAGCCAGTAGTACGATACATCCTCGGTGTGATCTCAATGTGCCAGTGATAGTCAGACTTGATCGTTGTCCAGTAGTTTGTCCTGGGCAAAAGGTTCGGGCTATCACATAGAATGAGATTGAACGGAGGATCATTCAAAGCATCGTACATCGTCTTGCACACTTTTTTCAGCACCCGGGACAGATCCATGATTTCGTTCTCGTCGATAAGTTTGTACGTGAATGCATGACGTTTCGGTATGATCAGAATCTCGAACGGAAACCTCGAAGCGTATGGAGCGATTACGACAAAGTACTCGCTCTGGGATATAAGACGATCACCCATTTCGATTTCCTGCTGGATTATGTCACAGAACAAACACCGTTCTTTGTAGCTGTAGTACTCCTGCGCTCCGCTTAACTTCTGTTTGACCCGGACCGGGGTTGCCGGCAAGGCGATCAAATCGGAATGAGTATGAACCATTGTCGAAGCTCCCGCGAGCGAACCGTGGTTCTTGAAAACAAGGATATACCGCATTCGTTTGTCTTTGTGTAAATCATCTATCCTTTGTCGGTAAGTATTCATGACAAGCGATATCTGCTCTTCGCCAAGCTCAAAGAAATTCGTCACGTGCTTGGGTGTCTCCACAATGACCTCGTTGGCTCCTATACCAGTCACCATGTCATATACCCCAACGCCGTGCTTCTCGAGTTCACCTTCGACGCGGAGTATAGGATTGATGTTAGGAATGACACGCAGCTGCCATCCAGGGCTATTTGGAGCGCCTTTTGCGCGTACCGCATATATCTCGTTCGGAGTGCGGGTTTCATTACCTTCACAAAACGGACAATCGCCAGACACCACTGAATCTCTCGGCGGCAACTCGGGGATTCGATCATTTTCCGTGTCGATTATGACCCACGTATCAGTGACGATATCTCTTCTGACCTCAGACATCTACTCCCTCCTTTTCAGTAACCTGCTGCAGAATATCGCATATGCTATACTTCAATCCAGTCACATATTAATACTAACCAGATTTTGCCCAGTGTCCAGCTCTTCGGTGGGCGAATCTGAGCGGCTCAGGTATTCTGTACTCTGTCGTCGCCAGCACCATCCGACGACAATCGCGTAGATTCACAAGATGACCCGGCGACACGAACAACGGTTTTACATTGCTGCGCGTCCTGATGACCAGTCCGATATTCCTACCATCTTTTTCCAAGTACTCGTACGAACCGCGTACTCTGCCAGGCATACTGTAACTACCAAATAGATGCGACTTCGCGCAGCCAATCGTCGGCAAACCTAACACAACACCAGCATGTGATGCCAAGCCGAGTCCCCTTGGATGAGCGATCCCCTGACCATCGACCATGATCAGTTGCGGCTTGATCTTCAACCTATGGTATGCCATGACTATGACTGGAAGTTCGCGGTAGGAAAGAAAACCGGGCACGTAGGGCATCTTCTCACGCATGCTCGCATGTCTTTCTTCTTGCAGGTTGAGTTCTGGGAAAGAAAGGACACATATCGAACAATAGAGATACCCCCGTCTGCAGGCAACATCCGCGCCCGCGACTGATGCAATATTTTTCTTCAATGGGGTTATTCTTACCCGACCGGCGAGCTGAATCTGTTTCTGCGTCAGTAGGGCAATTCTCAACGGGACTTACTCAACCGTCACGCTCTTTGCGAGATTCCTTGGCCGGTCGACATCAAGTCCTTTCAGTGTTGCAATATGGTAGGCAAGCAACTGTAGTGGTACTACGGAAAGTATGGGCGAGACATACTCGAGACATTCCGGGATCAGTATCGTATGCTTACTGACTCCTCGGGTACGTCGATCACCTCTGGTCACGATACATATCGGAATGCCCTTGCGCGTAATGGCTTCCTGGATGTTATTCAACATCTTATCATAGACGCTCGAACGCGGGTTGATGCAAACAATGGGCATCTTGCTGTCTATCAAAGCGATCGGGCCGTGCTTCATCTCACCTGCAGCATACCCTGTCGCATTTATGTAGCTGATCTCTTTTAGCTTGAGCGCACCCTCAAGCGCAGTCGCGTAGTTTAAACCACGACCGAGAAACAAGAAATCACGTGAATTGCAGAAGATCTCAGCGATCTCCTTTATTTGACTGTCGAGTTGGAGGATCTGCTCAACCTGTGCCGGTACCTTCTTCAATGCCGCGAAGTGTCCGGCCAAGTCTGTTTTGCTGACGAATCCTCTCAACAGGCCCAGATAAAGAGCTAGAAAATACAGATTCACTATCTCCGCTGTATAAGCTTTGGTTGATGCAACACCGATCTCCGGACCAGCCATAATTTCGATGATCCCGTCCGACTCGCGATGAATACTCGATTGCACAACATTGACCAGAGATAATACCTTGAGAAATTTTACCTTTGCTTCGCGCAGACCGGCAATTGTATCAGCTGTCTCTCCGGATTGACTGATTGCCATCACGAGAGTATCGCTATCCAGCACTGCATCGCGGTACCGAAATTCGCTGGATATATCTACTTCGGTATGGATCCGTGCGAATTTTTCGATCAGATATTTGCCGACAAGACCGGCGTGCCAGGACGTGCCGCATGCCTGGATGACAATTCTGGATATCTTTTTCAATTCATCTTCTGATAGACCCAGATCCTTGCCAGGATATATCCGGCTGTCCACAATCCTTTCTGTCACGATGTTGTACAATACTTTTGGCTGTTCGAATATTTCCTTAAACATGAAATGAGGGAAGTGCCCCTTGTCGATATCCCCCACCTCAATAGACACCTTATGAGGAAGAATTCTTATTTCCTTCCCTTGAAAATTCGTTATGTTACACTTGCCTCTACCCAACACAACTATGCTATCGTTGGGAATATAGATTACCTCGTCAAAAATACTCACTACTCCTGATATATCAGAAGCTACTGCGGCCTCTTTTGTGTTGTAGCAACAAATCAACGGTGCGTCATGCCGCGCACACACCAGTCTGTTTTGCTCGCCAACGCTGATGACTGCAAAGGCGAAATTACCGCTCAATCTCCGAACAGTGAGCCTGACAGCTTCCACCAAACCTCTTTTCAGATTTTCTTCAATGAGATGGACGATTACCTCAGAATCGGTCAATGACCGAAAAATATGCCCCTTCTCCTCAAGTTCATCTTTTAACGCAACATAATTTTCGATGATGCCATTGACCACAAGAGCCATCTCCTCATTGCAATCCAGTAACGGATGGGTATTGTTTTCCTGTGGCAATCCATGTGTCGCCCACCTTGTATGCCCGACACCGATTGTACCGTGGACCGGCTTGCGCTTGATCAACTCTTCGAGTTCACTAAGTTTGCCTGGTACCTTTCTGACTATTAACTCGCCATTACTTATCACCGCAATGCCACTCGAGTCATATCCCCGGTATTCGAGTCGCCACAAACCTCCCAGCAATACGCTCGGGACATCACGACTTCCGACATAGCCAATGATCCCACACATCGTGCAATTGTATATACGGCTGGTGTTTTGTCAATAGAAGGCTGGAAAATAACGTGAATGTAAAGGACCTTGACTTTCTATGAACACTGGTTATCCTTGTCCATATTCAACGGGGTAAATTACACGAATATAAAAAACTCGGCCATATATGAAGGAGAATAGTACTCGCATCTTGAGAAAACAGCCGGTCATGCGGCGAATGATGCTTGCCATGGTACCCTGCATAATGGCATCGATATATTTCTTTGGCTGGCGGTCCCTTTTTATTGTACTCACATCATGTTTTATTGGTTTCGCCACGGAATACGTTTTCACACGCCGGCACAACGAACCCGTCACAGAAGCCGTATTCGTTTCTGCTATCATATACGCGCTCATCATGCCGCCAACGATACCATGGCATATACTGATCTTCGGTATGGTGTTCGCAATAATGTTCGGAAAGATGGTGTTCGGTGGTTTTGGCTTCAACGTCTTCAATCCGGCGATGGTTGGCCGTGCGTTCTTATACATATGCTTTCCCGTCGCACTCACCGCGACGTGGGCACCGGCTGCACAGGGCATCTGGGGCGCGCTGGGCACCTGGAGTACGGCGCTTAACCCTAATGCCATCACGGCCGCGACCCCGATGGCCCTGGTCAAAACAGGAGAAGCAGTATCACCAGCCCTGACCGCTCTGCTGCTGGGTAGATTGTCAGGTACCATGGGCGTGACCAGTGCCATAGCAATAAGCGTCGGTGGCCTCTATGTTTTCATTACGAAAACGGCGAATCGATGGATCATCCTTACGGTGATCATCACATACGTTCTGGCAAACGGCATACTCTTACTACTGAATGTGAAAGCGTCTCCGGGTATTTTACCGGCACTGCTCGGTGGCGGTTTTCTCTTTGGCGCTTTCTTTATGGCAACCGATCCAATTAGCGCACCAAAAACGAAGAGAGCGCGCATAGTATATTCCGTGGTTATCGCGGGCACTACAGCCATTATCAGAAATTTCTCGGTCTTCAATGGCGGATTCATGTTCTCCCTGCTCATCGCAAATATGTTCGCACCGATTCTGGATTATGCCTTCAAGAATCGAACTCACAGCATAAAGAGCAAGGAACTGACCGGACAGCGCTAAATGAATCTGAAGGACAAAGCGTGGTTTCCAGTGATCTACATGTTCATGCTTACCCTGATATTGAGCACCGTTTTGATCATATTTGGTACGATCACACGTAAAAGGGTCAAGGAAAACGAAGCGATCGCCTTTGAGCGAGCGGTGATACAGTCCTTGCCGGTCGAAATCGCGGGTACAACGGCGCCATGGCAAATACATCAGATCTATCTATCCAGTATCCGCGAGGCCGATGAAACTAGTGCAGGGGCGTTCAGGTATGTAAAAGGAGATTCAATCAAAGGCTACGCCCTGCCTCTGGAAGGCCCCGGCTTCTGGGCGCCGATCAAAGGGGTGATCGGCTTCGAGCCCGACGCGATGACCATAAGCGGTATCGCATTCTATGAGCAGAACGAAACGCCGGGACTCGGCGGAGAGATCACAAAAACCTCATTCCGCGAGCAATTCGTGGGCAAAAGAATATCACAAACAGGCACGCCGCTCCAGATTCGTGGTCCAACCGAACCGCTCGATGAGAGTTCTGTACATGCAATAACCGGCGCAACCCAGACAAGCAATAGACTGGCGAAATTCATGAATGAAAATATCAGCCAGTGGCGCGCACGAATGGCGGAGCAAAAATGATTGCGGCCAAACGAACAAGAGACGTCGTGCTGACAGCAATCTGGGGAGAGAATCCGGTCTTCCGGCAGATCCTCGGCATATGCAGTGCCCTCGCTGTAACGAATCTCGTACTGAACACAATGGTTATGGGAGCGGCCGTAATTTTCACAACTGCCCTTTCGGGTTTCACCGTATCGGTAATGCGCAAATACACGCCACGTATCATCAGAATGATGGTCGAAGTCTTGATCATCGCCTTCTACGTAATTCTGTTCGATCAAGCACTCAAGGCTTACTGGCCGGACATGAGCAGGAACCTGGGTCCTTATGTCGGCCTCATCATAACTAACTGTATCATAATGGGAAGAGCCGAAGCCTTCGCCAATGCGAATCCACCTGTGCTTTCATTCATCGACGGTTTGTCCTCAGGTGTCGGCTATTCACTGATATTGATCTGTGTCGCCGTGGTTCGCGAACTCCTCGGGATGGGTTCACTCCTTGGTATACCGATGCCCTTTCTCTCATCTTCAATGTGGGACCGCTGGATAATAATGGTGATGCCACCGGGCGCATTCTTCACATTGGCAGTGATCGTCTGGATAGCGAGAACGATTCAAAAAGAAAAAGACCAGAAAAGCACAGAGGCAAAGAAATGACCGGCTCCAGCAATAGCATGATACATCTGGCGATCGTCCTCTTCACGGCAGTCTTCACCGATAATATTCTCCTCGCCAGGTTCCTCGGTATGTGCTCGTTCCTTTCCGTTTCACGGCAGGTCAAAACGGCCGTGGGTTTAGGACTTGCAGTGGTCTTTGTCATGACGTTCACGATAGCTCTTGATTGGCTTGCGTATCGATACATACTCGAGCCGTATGCTATCGAGTATTTTCGTTTCATCCTCTTCATAGTAATAATCGCAGCATTCGTTCAATTCATTGAGATGGCTATCGAGCGCTACTCGCCAGTGCTGTACCAGAACCTCGGTATATTTCTACCGCTGATCACTGTCAATTGTGCGATCCTCGGAGCCTCTCTCTTCATGGTCATCCGGGAATACAGCCTGGCCGAGGCGATCGCGTTTGGCTTCGGAAGTGGCGGAGGATGGATGCTGGCAATTGTCGCCATGGCAGGGATACGGGAGAAGCTTAACAATGCACGTATACCAAAAGGCCTGCAGGGACCGGGGATTACCCTGGTCATCGCCGGTATCATGGCTCTGGCTTTCATCGGCTTCACCGGTGTACTCTCCGGAAGATGATAGTTGAATCACGGAGGATATAGTCACTTGGGTGTTTTTGTTATCCCCATAGCAATAGTCAGTGCGGTAGGTGGGCTGCTAGCCGGCGTCCTGGTCTTTGCGGAACGGGTGATAACCAACTATGGCGATGTGCAAGTAGACATAAACAAAGGTGAGAAGCGGTTCACGATCAGGGGTGGAGGTACTTTGCTGGAGAACCTTAGCCTGCAGAAGATATTCATACCTTCGGCGTGCGGAGGAAGGGGTACCTGTGGTTATTGCAAGGTGAAGGTCATTGAGGGAGCGGGACCTCTGCTGCCGACCGAAGAACCATACATGGATGATAAAGAACGCAAAGAAGGCATCAGGTTATCATGTCAGGTCAAGATGAGAAGCGATCTGAAAATCGAAATACCACAGGAACTCCTGACCATCAAGGAGTATCTGTGCACTTGTGATGAAATCATCGATTATACCTATGACATCAAGCAATTCAGACTGACTTTTCCCGACGGGGAACAAATGAAATATATCCCCGGCCAATACGTTCAACTCCTCTCCCCCGAGTATGAAAAAAGTTCCGAAGAAGTCTACCGTGCGTATTCCATCTCATCTGACCCTTCAGATAAGAAGTCTATCGAATTGATCGTGCGTCATGTCCCGGATGGGATATGTACTACATATCTATTCGACTATCTCAAAAAGGGCGAGCCGGTTAGAATAAACGGACCGTACGGCCACTTCTATTTGCGTGATACTAATG
The candidate division WOR-3 bacterium genome window above contains:
- the argS gene encoding arginine--tRNA ligase: MIREDLRKILKEEFPGEEIIIDYVPRGKDGDYYTNLAFKIASREGANPMDVANSIASKIQNPIIKEITVHHPAFINFTLDEKYLHEQISKDMELNIGEGKKVLVEYVSANPTGPINVVSARAAAVGDSLVRMLRKTGFRAYAEYYVNDVGKQTDLLAESVIQRRIELSGGDAHIPDNGYHGEYLRKVAEEVIARGLESYEDIKKYCIDYFVKDHQKVMRDFGVEFDVWTLESDLYKSDYIDKALKVLNEKNLTYTEDEALFFRTTAFGDDKDRVIVTSDRRNTYLLPDIAYHLNKLERNYDQLINIWGPDHHGRIKGILGGIQALGFNPGMLRILIVQEVKIKEHGKSVTMSKRAGTFASLSDLLQKITRDVVRFFFLMRSSSQHLDFDIDLAMKQSDENPVYYVQYAHARIRSIVRFAAQKGIELPDRVEASLLKENEEFELIKDILKYTEVLSDAVRNLEPYMIAYYLIELARDFHSFYQKHRVVTDNTTLTQARLYLINKTALTIKEGLELLGVSCPEEM
- a CDS encoding NADH:ubiquinone reductase (Na(+)-transporting) subunit E (Part of the NQR complex which consists of NqrA, NqrB, NqrC, NqrD, NqrE and NqrF; NQR complex catalyzes the reduction of ubiquinone-1 to ubiquinol by two successive reactions, coupled with the transport of Na(+) ions from the cytoplasm to the periplasm; NqrE is probably involved in the second step, the conversion of ubisemiquinone to ubiquinol.), which codes for MTGSSNSMIHLAIVLFTAVFTDNILLARFLGMCSFLSVSRQVKTAVGLGLAVVFVMTFTIALDWLAYRYILEPYAIEYFRFILFIVIIAAFVQFIEMAIERYSPVLYQNLGIFLPLITVNCAILGASLFMVIREYSLAEAIAFGFGSGGGWMLAIVAMAGIREKLNNARIPKGLQGPGITLVIAGIMALAFIGFTGVLSGR
- a CDS encoding FAD-binding oxidoreductase, whose protein sequence is MGVFVIPIAIVSAVGGLLAGVLVFAERVITNYGDVQVDINKGEKRFTIRGGGTLLENLSLQKIFIPSACGGRGTCGYCKVKVIEGAGPLLPTEEPYMDDKERKEGIRLSCQVKMRSDLKIEIPQELLTIKEYLCTCDEIIDYTYDIKQFRLTFPDGEQMKYIPGQYVQLLSPEYEKSSEEVYRAYSISSDPSDKKSIELIVRHVPDGICTTYLFDYLKKGEPVRINGPYGHFYLRDTNAPIIFIAGGSGIAPIKCILHHMQNTENTRKSVFFFGVRSTKDLFLADEMKAFESRIGAFKFIPVVSQPEPDAKWQGETGRVTTVASEYLKKQQDANQYEGYLCGSPGMIESSVKMLTDCGIPEEKIYFDKFS
- a CDS encoding RnfABCDGE type electron transport complex subunit D yields the protein MRKQPVMRRMMLAMVPCIMASIYFFGWRSLFIVLTSCFIGFATEYVFTRRHNEPVTEAVFVSAIIYALIMPPTIPWHILIFGMVFAIMFGKMVFGGFGFNVFNPAMVGRAFLYICFPVALTATWAPAAQGIWGALGTWSTALNPNAITAATPMALVKTGEAVSPALTALLLGRLSGTMGVTSAIAISVGGLYVFITKTANRWIILTVIITYVLANGILLLLNVKASPGILPALLGGGFLFGAFFMATDPISAPKTKRARIVYSVVIAGTTAIIRNFSVFNGGFMFSLLIANMFAPILDYAFKNRTHSIKSKELTGQR
- a CDS encoding C4-type zinc ribbon domain-containing protein, with amino-acid sequence MPDIIEMHLKLLFDLDNLIADMEEPSYKKIGFQLEEEASLVLIQKRNDLLKKLPKEIAQAYEILKKRYHQAIAPVESEFCLGCFQKLPTQLSARTQEIVTCPNCGRILYWRKKE
- the glmS gene encoding glutamine--fructose-6-phosphate transaminase (isomerizing) produces the protein MCGIIGYVGSRDVPSVLLGGLWRLEYRGYDSSGIAVISNGELIVRKVPGKLSELEELIKRKPVHGTIGVGHTRWATHGLPQENNTHPLLDCNEEMALVVNGIIENYVALKDELEEKGHIFRSLTDSEVIVHLIEENLKRGLVEAVRLTVRRLSGNFAFAVISVGEQNRLVCARHDAPLICCYNTKEAAVASDISGVVSIFDEVIYIPNDSIVVLGRGKCNITNFQGKEIRILPHKVSIEVGDIDKGHFPHFMFKEIFEQPKVLYNIVTERIVDSRIYPGKDLGLSEDELKKISRIVIQACGTSWHAGLVGKYLIEKFARIHTEVDISSEFRYRDAVLDSDTLVMAISQSGETADTIAGLREAKVKFLKVLSLVNVVQSSIHRESDGIIEIMAGPEIGVASTKAYTAEIVNLYFLALYLGLLRGFVSKTDLAGHFAALKKVPAQVEQILQLDSQIKEIAEIFCNSRDFLFLGRGLNYATALEGALKLKEISYINATGYAAGEMKHGPIALIDSKMPIVCINPRSSVYDKMLNNIQEAITRKGIPICIVTRGDRRTRGVSKHTILIPECLEYVSPILSVVPLQLLAYHIATLKGLDVDRPRNLAKSVTVE
- a CDS encoding FMN-binding protein, translating into MNLKDKAWFPVIYMFMLTLILSTVLIIFGTITRKRVKENEAIAFERAVIQSLPVEIAGTTAPWQIHQIYLSSIREADETSAGAFRYVKGDSIKGYALPLEGPGFWAPIKGVIGFEPDAMTISGIAFYEQNETPGLGGEITKTSFREQFVGKRISQTGTPLQIRGPTEPLDESSVHAITGATQTSNRLAKFMNENISQWRARMAEQK
- a CDS encoding DUF4921 family protein, with the protein product MSEVRRDIVTDTWVIIDTENDRIPELPPRDSVVSGDCPFCEGNETRTPNEIYAVRAKGAPNSPGWQLRVIPNINPILRVEGELEKHGVGVYDMVTGIGANEVIVETPKHVTNFFELGEEQISLVMNTYRQRIDDLHKDKRMRYILVFKNHGSLAGASTMVHTHSDLIALPATPVRVKQKLSGAQEYYSYKERCLFCDIIQQEIEMGDRLISQSEYFVVIAPYASRFPFEILIIPKRHAFTYKLIDENEIMDLSRVLKKVCKTMYDALNDPPFNLILCDSPNLLPRTNYWTTIKSDYHWHIEITPRMYRTTGFELGTGFYINHIAPEKAAGMFRERL
- a CDS encoding DUF3108 domain-containing protein, with the translated sequence MIYETNDNGKIGSINVVSNLDSTGYNIVYTSDRVIEIRLDTHDLSTLYAKKTVKGKTELLITKNGGFDVHFKGRRFRYQDSRPVYDRHTLDFALRGFVYEPGVQHRFRLHIPEFMIVNADLDVEGDTIVQTPVGTFECWVIKMKPRIFFMNRKFYFFIEQDYPHRFVKYTDSSGANSIVLRDYGNTPASNN
- a CDS encoding NADH:ubiquinone reductase (Na(+)-transporting) subunit D, which produces MIAAKRTRDVVLTAIWGENPVFRQILGICSALAVTNLVLNTMVMGAAVIFTTALSGFTVSVMRKYTPRIIRMMVEVLIIAFYVILFDQALKAYWPDMSRNLGPYVGLIITNCIIMGRAEAFANANPPVLSFIDGLSSGVGYSLILICVAVVRELLGMGSLLGIPMPFLSSSMWDRWIIMVMPPGAFFTLAVIVWIARTIQKEKDQKSTEAKK
- a CDS encoding endonuclease V translates to MRIALLTQKQIQLAGRVRITPLKKNIASVAGADVACRRGYLYCSICVLSFPELNLQEERHASMREKMPYVPGFLSYRELPVIVMAYHRLKIKPQLIMVDGQGIAHPRGLGLASHAGVVLGLPTIGCAKSHLFGSYSMPGRVRGSYEYLEKDGRNIGLVIRTRSNVKPLFVSPGHLVNLRDCRRMVLATTEYRIPEPLRFAHRRAGHWAKSG
- a CDS encoding HAD-IA family hydrolase is translated as MIKAIIFDLDNTLVDFMVMKDRAIEGAALAMIDAGLKMSKKDAVAKIYEIYEEEGIEDQRVFDKFLTRELGMIDYRIHAAGIIGYRRAREAALVLYPHVQLVLMELMKRGIKLAVLSDAPRLQAWLRLCQLNLHNIFDIVITFEDTNKRKPAPEPFRLALQKLQVEPEQAIMVGDWAERDIYGAKLLRMRTVFARYGDRFGTENSGADYEVEDIIHLLDIVDQVSRESTK
- a CDS encoding PTS sugar transporter subunit IIA, whose amino-acid sequence is MNLASLLSKDRVNLSLKPGKKDDVIKDLVYTIKKGNDAELIVSTLLKREELGSTGIGKGIAIPHCRSLAVEKLEIAIGRTNKPINFNSIDKKPVSLVFLIIAPPQDPGNQYLITLGKIVQIAKEITKKNLIQKAETPEEFITLINDVEKNLTKRK